The genomic DNA TCGAAATAGGGTCTGGCCGGGGCCCATTCCTCGCTGACCGTGCCGGCGTCGTTGTTCCACAGCGAGCGCAGGGGCAGGCCGTCGTCGTCTCCGCCGAACTGCAGGAAGAAGTCGCCGTGGAAGCCCGCCGGGACGGCGGTACCGGGGTCGCCCCACTCGGACAGCAGCACGGCCTGCGGGTGCGCGCCGTCCAGCCAGCCGCGCAGTTCGGTCCACAGCTTCGCGGTCTCGACGTGCCCGGGGTCGTCCTTGACCAGGGAGGCGGCCATGTCGACACGGAATCCGGCCAGGCCCAGGGCAAGCCAGTGGTCCATGATGTCGCGCAGCGCCTGCCGGTTGGCGCGCGGGCCCTCGGCGTCGACCGGCAGGCGCCACGGCTCGCCGGGGTCGGCGCGTGCGTAGCCGAAGTTGAGCGCTGGCTGGCTGGGGAAGAAGTTCGGTCTGTACCAGCCGGGGCGGCTGCCGGGTGAGGGCTGGTAGCCCGGCGGGCGCAGGTCCTCCGGGGCCCAGATGTAGCGGTGGTCGCCGGGGTCGCCGGCGGAGGCGGTGAACCAGGGGTGCTGGTCGGAGGTGTGGCCGGCGACCAGGTCGAGCAGCACCCGGATGCCGCGCCGGCCGGCGCTGTCGACGAGTGCGGCCAGGTCGCCGTTGGTGCCGTAGCGGGGTGCGACGGTGAGGAAGTCGGCCACGTCGTAGCCGGCGTCGTGGAACGGCGAGGTGAAGCACGGGTTGATCCAGATGGTGGTGATGCCCAGCCAGGCCAGGTGGTCCAGCTTCTGCTCGATGCCGGCGAAATCGCCGATGCCGTCGCCGTCGGAGTCGGCGAAGCTCTGGGGGTAGATCTGGTACAGGACGGCGTCGGCCAGCCAGGCCGGCGGGGACGAGGTCATGCGGCCGCTCCTTCGAGTAGGTGCCCGTCCGGGGTGTCGCCGACGTCGCGTTGCAGTGCCGCCAGCCGGTCGGTGAGGTCGCGTACGACATCGGCGCAGCGCGGATCGTCGTAGAGGTTGTGCAGCTCGTGGGGGTCCGTCGTGAGGTCGAAGAGTTCCCAGGCGGCGGGGCGCGGAAGGTCCTTGGCGCCGTCGGCGCCTGAGCCGTGGCCGGGGTAGCGGATCAGCTTGTGCGTCGCCGTGCGGATACCGTAACTGGCCTGCACGTTGTGGCAGTCGTCCAGATGCATGTAGTAGCGGTAGTAGACGGCGTCCCGACGGCGCTCGGGTTCCTCGCCCCGCAGCAGGGGCACCAGCGACTCGCCCTGCATCCGCGGGTGCCGGGCCACGCCGGCCAGGTCCAGCAGTGTGGGGGCGAAGTCGACGTTCGCCACCAGCTCCCGCCTGCGCGATCCCGGTGCCGTACGGCCCGGCCAGCGGACCACGAGCGGGATGCGTATGCCCTCTTCGTACATGAAGCGCTTGTCGAACCAGCCGTGTTCACCGAGGAAGAAGCCGTGGTCGGAGGTGTAGGCGACGGCGGTGGAGCCGTCGAGGCCGCTGACGTCGAGGTAGCGCAGCACGCGGCCGACGTTCTCGTCGAGGGCCGCGATGACCCGCAGGTAGTCCTTGATGTAGCGCTGGTAGCGCCACTCGCGCTCGTCGTGCGGTGACATACCCGGCGGCACCGGCACGCCCTTGAAGTCCTCGGTGGTGAGGTCCTCCATGCTCATCGCCGCCTCGCGGGCCGCGGGGGCGCGGCCGGCCAGGTCGTCGTGCAGCGTGGGGGGTGCGGGGACGTCCTCGTGCTCGTAGAGGTGAGCGTGGCGTTGTGCGGGCTCGAACGCCCGGTGGGGCGCCTTGTGCTGGATGAGGAGGCAGAACGGCTTGTCCGGGTCCCGCTTGTCCAGCCAGCTGAGGGCGAGGTCGGTGATGATGTCGGTGACGTAGCCGGGGTAGGTCCTGCGGCCCTCGGCGGTAAGGAACTCGGGGTCGTGGTAGACGCCGTGCTCGGGCAGGATCTCCCAGTAGTCGAAGCCCTGCGGGTCGTGGTCCGCGCCGTGGCCCAGGTGCCACTTGCCGACGATGGCCGTCTGGTAGCCGGCGTCCTGGAGCATCCTGGGGAACGACGGCTGGGCCGCGTCGAATCTGTGGGTGGGGCTCTCCAGCGAGGTCATGCCGTTGACGTGGCTGTAGGTGCCGGTCAGCAGGGTGGCTCGGGCCGGGGAGCAGATGGCGTTGGTGCAGTAGGCGTTCTCGAAGACGGTGCCCTCGGCGGCGAGGCGGTCGACCGCCGGGGTCCTGTTGATCACGCTGCCGTATGCGCTGATGGCAGCCGGCGCGTGGTCGTCGGTCATGAAGAGGATGATGTTCGGCCGCGGGGGCGCGGTCATGCTGGCGAACCTCCGTGGTGCAGGGGCGGACGCGGGTGCCTTCAGGCGATCGTGAGCGTGCAGCGGGCCTCCGTCAGGGAGCTGCTGCCGACGTACACGTCGATCCGGCCCGGCTCGACGACATACTGCCCGGCCGCGTCGTTGGTCCAGAAGCCGAGGTCTTCGGCGCCGAGTGTGAAGCGCATGGTGCGCTTCTCCCCCGGGCCGAGGGTGACGCGGGTGAAGCCGCGCAGCCGGCGCACCGGCTGGGCGATGCTCGCCACCGGATCGTGCACGTACATCTGCACCACCTCGTCGCCGGTGCGGTCGCCGGTGTTCGAGACCTCGACCTCGATCCCGATCCGCTCGCCCCGCTCAAGGGCCTCGGCGGTGACCGTGTCCCGGACGGGCCGGGGCTGCCCGGTGCTGAAAGCGGTGTAGCTGAGGCCGTGGCCGAAGGGGAACTGCGGCCCGTCGGCCAGGTCGAGGTACTTCGAGGTGTACTTCTCCTCCGGGTCGTACGGACGGCCGGTGCTCTCCCGGTTGTAGTAGAGGGGGATCTGCCCGACGGCGCGTGGGAAGGTCACCGGTAGCTTGCCGCCGGGGTTCACCGCGCCGAAGAGCACGTCGGCGACGGCGTTGCCGGCCTCGATGCCCGGGTGCCATGCCTCCAGCAGGGCCGGGACTTCGCCGACCCAGTCGCCGATTGTCAAGGGACGTCCGTTGACCAGGACGACCGCGAACGGCTTGCCGGTGGCCGCGACCGCGGCGATCAGCTCCCGCTGTCCGGCAGGCAGAGAGATGTCGCTGCGCGCGGCGGCCTCACCGCTCAGTTCCGGGGCCTCGCCGACCACGACGACGGTGGCGTCGGCGGCGCCGGCCGCGGCAGCGGCCTGCGCAGGGTCCGCCGCGGCGTGGGTGACCTCCGCGCCGGGGGCCGCGGCACGTACGGCGTCGAGGACGCTCACGGAAGGAAACCGCCGGCAGCCGGGGCCGGCCCAGGTGCCGTGCAGGTCGGTGGAGTCCGCGAACGGGCCGACCACGGCGACGGAGCGGAGGCCGCGGTCCAGCGGCAGGACACCGTCGTTCTTCATCAGCACCATGGAGCGGGCGGCGGTCTCGCGCGCCGCAGCGCGTGCCTCGGGTGTCGGCGCGTCGATGGCGGCGTCCTCGTCGGTGTACGGGTCGTCGAAGAGACCGAGGGCGAACTTCAGGTGCAGCACGCGCGCGACGGCGTCGTCGATCCGGTCCTCCCTGATCCGCCCGGCTGCGAGTAGTTGCGCGCCGTGGGTGGCGATGCGGGTGCTGACCATCTCCATGTCGATGCCCGCAGTCAGGGCCAGCCGCCCGGCGTCGGCTCCGTCGGCGGCGTACCCGTGCGCGATCAGCTCTTCGACGCCGGTGTAGTCGCTGACGACGAGCCCCTCGAAGCCCCACTCTTCCTTGAGGATGCCGGTGAGGGTGTGCGGGTTGCCGTGCGCGGGGACGCCGCTGACGGTGTTGAAGGCCGCCATGACGGTGGCCGCTCCGGCGTCCACGGCCGCCTTGAACGGCGGCAGGTAGTGGTTGCGCAGCCGTTGTTCCGAGACGTCCACCGTGTTGTAGTCGCGCCCGCCTTCGGCGCCGCCGTACGCCACGAAGTGCTTGGCGCAGGCCGCCAGGCTGTCGTCGGCGGCCAGGTCGTCGCCCTGGTAGCCGCGGACCTTGGCGACCGCGAGCACACCGTTCAGGTACGGGTCCTCGCCGCAGCTCTCGGCGATCCGGCCCCAGCGGGGCTCGTGGGTGACGTCCATCACCGGCGAGAAGGTCCAGCGCACTCCGTTGGAACGGGCCTCCTTCGCCGAAACCCTGGCGTCGCGCTCGACGACCGCGGGATCGAATGCGGCGGCCTCCGCAAGCGGGATGGGAAAGGTGGTCCAGAAGCCGTGGATGATGTCCTGGGCAAACAGCAGCGGGATCCCCAGCCGGGACCCCTCCACGGCCATCCGCTGCAGGGAGTTGGTGTGCCGGGCCCCGTGCAGGTTGAGCACCGAGCCGAGCAGGCCGGCCCGGGCCGCTCGCTCGACCTCCTCGGTCTGGCCGCCGCCGGGTCCGGTCGCCCCGGTCCAGGTCAACTGCTGGAGCTGGCCCAGTTTCTCCTCGACGGTCATCCTGCTGATCAGGTCCTTGACCTTGCCTTCGTGCGGTCCGTGCATGTGAATCTGAAGTCCTCTTGCCTTGGTGACGCGCCCCGGCGGGATCATCAGCCGGGGTGCGAGCGCATAGATACGGAAGTCGCGGCTCCCCCGTGGGCCCGCGCACCTGGGTGCCGCGGGCCCACGGGGCGCGTCAGCCCCGATGCACGGTGAACTCCCGCCGTCCCACGCGCAGCAGCGTCCGGCCGCCTTCCACGGAGACCTTCGCCCCCGCGCAGCGGGCTGGTCCGTCGACGGCCACGACCGCCTCGTCTCCGAGCGCCCGGAAGGCCATCCGCCCGTCCGCGATCTCGCTGATCTCCGCGGTGGCGTACGCGATCCGCAGGCCGCCCGTACGGACTCCCAGCGGCAGCATCGCCGCGCCGCGCCCCGGCAGGTGCAGCCGCTCACCGCCGAAGAGAGGCTTGCCGCGCTCCGCGAAGGTGACGTCCTGCCCGTATCCGGAGGAGATGTTGAAGGCGTGCAGCATCCGTCCGCCGTCGCCGTCGGCCGTGGTAGCCAGGAAGACGCCGGGCAGCTTCGCGTCGTGGGTGAAGCGCGGCTCGGCGCCAAGCCGACGCAGCGCCGCTGTCCAGAATCCGAGGTCGCAGCGGTACGCACTCGTGACGACGACGGCCCGGCCCGCGCCGACGGGAATGTCGAATCCGCAGCCCTGGCCCGTGGACAGCTCACGCAGCACGATGTCGGCGCGGCTCCCGTGGCTCGCCGTGCACAGTTGCGCCTTGGGCACCCGGATCTCGGCGCGCGGTGCGGCCCAGCCGTGTGCGGTCACCGAGAGGGAGAACCGGTTCGCGTCGGTCAGGGTCTTGCCGGGCGTCAGCCCGAGCGCGTCACGCAGTTCGGTCGACGGGCGGCCGGACATGTCCTTGCCCGGCAGCAGACCGGAGAGCAGCAGCTTGCCGCCCGCCCGGAGATAGCGCACCAGGCGCCGCTGGACCACGCTGTCCAGGTACTCGCCGGTGGCCAGCCCGAGGACGGGAGTACGGGCCGGGTCGAGATCACCGGCCTGCAGGTCGACGCTGCGGTAGCGGTAGCCGCCCAGCAGCATGCCGCGGGACAGCGCGCCCCGGGGGCCGAAGCCCCGTACCGGTTCGACATCGCTCAGCACGTCCCGCACGGCGTCGGTGTCGGGGCGGTACTCGGTCAGGTAGTGATCCGGTACGAAGCCGAGGGCGAGATCGTCGTACTCCGCCCGCATCGGCGCGAGCACGGCCGCGTTGGCGCGGACCGCACGGGCGGTGCGGACCAGGGAGGGATAGCTGGGACCGGGCCGCCCCTCGGGGTCGACAGGGGCGGCGAAGCCGTGGCGTTCCCCGGTGGATCCGATGCGGTCGTTCCCGTCGTCCAGCGGCTCGTCGAGCTTGGGGTTGAACCCGCCGGCGAACAGGTAGTAGTTGATCATCTTGGCGCCCTGGGCCAGGCAGAGCCGGGTCTTGAGGTCGGCCGCCTCGGCGCCGGACTGGTTGTCGAGGTCGTTGCCGTAGTCGGCGTGACCGGCATCGAACTCCAGGGCGGTCACCGGCTGGTCGCCATCGTTCGTCGCGTCCATGAACGAGTGGACCAGATACAGGTCGGTGACGTTCCGGAACGTCAGGTCGCCGAGGTAGAAGTCGGCGCCGGAGATCAGCCCGGGCTTGCCGGAGTACGTTTCCATCAACTGGCTGATGCCGATGGGGAAGTTCGTGCCCCGATCGCCCCCGGTGCCGTGGATGTTGACGAGGAACGGAATGCCGCGCACCCCGTTGTCCTCCGCGGCCTCGCGTAGCGCATCGACGTAGCGGGCGAAGCGGCCGCGCATGAAGGTGCCCAAGTCGTGCATGAGGGCGGCGGAGTAGCCGTCGGCGGGCTCACGGACGCCCTTGTCGAACGCGCCGTCGGATTCCCCGGCGAACGGGTACCGGTCGGCCAGGCCGTCCCCGTACGTCCGCTCCAGCCAGCCCCGGAAGTCCCGCAGCACGTGGTCGGTGAGCGCGGGGGTGTTACTCACCCAGTCGAGCATCCCGATCTCGTTGTCGAGCTGGCAGGCGATGACACCCGGCCGGCCGTCGCCGCGCAGCCGTCGGGCGATGACCGGCATGACGGCGTCGTACCAGCGGCGGGTCTCCTCCAGGAACGCGGGCGCGAGGTAGTCCACGGCGGGCGTGGTGCCCTTGGCACCGTGCCAGCCCTTGGGGTTGATCTCCGGGTGCTCCCTGCGCACCCGTTCCGGCACTCCCTCGCCCTTCAGCTCGGCCATGGTGAACGGACCGGGCCGGACGACGGCGTCGAAGCCGTTCTCGAAGCACAGGTCGAGGAAGGCCCCGAGGTCACGCTCCGGCCGGGTGCGTCCCGTCACGTCGATACGGCCGTCCGGTGTCTCGTGCCACATCCAGGGGATGTACGTGGCGATCGCGTTGAGCCCGGCCGCCTTGGCCCTGTCGAGCCGGGACTGCCACTCGCCGCGCTTGAGCCGGAAGTAGTGGATCTCCCCGCCCAGGACGAGCGCCGGCTCGCCGTCGATGTGGATCTGCTTGTTCCGGTACGTGACGGGATCGGCCGCGCGCCGCGTACCGGCCGCGGAGGCGGGCGCGGGCGCCGGGGCGCCGGCGGCGGACGCCTCCGGGGTCCTGCCGAGGGCGCCGGACGTGGTCACGGCGGCGGCGCCGAGGCCGCCGACGACCGTCCTGCGGCTGGGGGTGGTGACCGGCAGGGTGCTCATATCCCGAAGTCCTCCTTGGCCAGCAGCGGCTTGAGGATGCGGCGGAAACCGCCGGTGCGGAACGGACGCTGCAGCAGGCCGGGCCTGAGCACCTGGGCGAGCGCGGCGGCGAACATGCCCTGGTCCAGGGAGAGCATCCGGTCGCTGACCTTGCCGGTGCCGACGTTGACGGAGTCGTAGAAGCCGAAACCGCGCTCGTAGGCGTCGAAGTCGCGGGCGATGCGCCTGAGGTTGTCGAAGGCGTACCGCGGCGCGACCATGAGCGCCATCGCGGCGGCGTGCGGGGTGACGACCCCGTTGGTGTAGGCGGAGGGGTCCGGCTTCGGCTCGCCGTACGGCACGTAGGTGCGGTCGGTGTTGGAGCAGTAGCCCTCGGGGGAGATGCCGAAGTACTGCACCCCGTACTCCTGGTAGCCGCCCTCGGGCACGTTGGCCGGCGAGAAGCCCCAGTAGCCGTATTCGGCGTCGAGCAGGCCGTGGTCGCGGTGCCCCAGGACGTGGTGGGTGAGATTCGTGCGCCATGACGGGGACCAGTGGGCGGAGGGCACGAACAGTTCCGGCATCAGAGCGCCGAACATCGAGCCGCCCCAGCCTGGCGCGTGGCGGCGGCCGCGGTAGGTGTAGTGGCCGTTGAAGTACCGCACGCCGTCGCGCACGACCCAGTCGCCGCCGGGGGGCATCTCCTGTGCCTGATCCGGCGTGAAGGTGCGCAGCATGTGCCAGTAGTGGTCACCGGGGACGGTGCCGTCGGCGATGCCGAGGTAGCCCGCGATGCGGGTCTCGGAGACGAGGGCGCCGTAGAAATGGGGGGTGAGCGCGTCGTCGGCGAGCCGGAATCCGGTGGACATATGGCCGGGGTGGGCGACGGGGTCGGCCGGGTTGTAGGGGACGTACGTGAAGGACCAGTCGATGTCCTCGCGGAGCTTGCGGATCCGGCCGCGCAGCAGGGGGTCGGCGTCCTCGGCGATGCGGAGGGCGACGTCCAGCCAGCCGTTGTCGACGGTGGAGAGCAGGTGGTCGACGGGGGCGCCGCTGCCGGGCCACTCGTCGAGCACCTCGCCGGTGAAGGTCTGGTACCAGTTGAACCAGAATCCGTGGATTCGCTCCATCCGCTCGATGGTGGCCACCGTACGCGCCAGGCGTGCGTGCATCTCACGCTCGCTGATGACGCCGAGGCCGGCGGCGGCCACGGTGGACCAGATCCAGCAGCCGATGTTGGTCACCGAGGTGTTCTCGGTCAGGATGGGTTCGCCGCCGCTCAGGTCGATGTTGTCGGCGGGCAGCCCGTTGTTGGCGACCATCGCCTCGAGCGAGCGGTAGGTGTCCTCGAACCAGCCGGTGAGCACCGACTCCGGGTCCTGTGCGGAGCGCACTGCGGCGTGCCCGGGGGCAGCGCCGAGACCGGCGGAGCCCGCGGCTCCGGCGGTGGCGGCAGTGGCTGCGAGGAACGAGCGGCGGTCCATGAGCGATCCAACTCCCTTGACAGCAGGTGTCTGTGTGCAGGCAGATGCATGGGGGTGCGGTGATCGGTGTGTGCTCTGCGGGTGGTGGGCCGTAAGGGACCGCGGGCCGTCAGGCTGTCGGCGGCCCCTTACGGCCCGGGCAGCGGACTACTTCAGCCCCGCGGTGGCGATGCTCTGGGTGAAGAACCGCTGCAGCATGATGAAGACGACGAGCACCGGCAGCACCACCAGGAAGGCGCCGGCCATCAGGACGCCGTTGGAGCCGTCGGCCTTGGTGGGGTCGGTGGCGAAGGTGGCGAGCGCCACGGGCAGGGTGTATTTGTCGGCGTCGTTCGTCGCGACCAGGGGCCACAGGAAGTTGTTCCAGGAGCCCAGGAACACGAAGATCGAGAGGGTGGCGAGTGCGGGCTTGACCTGTGGGATCACGATGCGCCAGAAGATGTACCACTCGCGTGCGCCGTCTACCCGGGCGGCTTCCAGCAGCTCGTCGGGGACGCTCGACATGAACTGCCGCATCAGGAAGACGCCGAAGGCTCCCGCGGCGAACGGCAGGATGAGCGCCGCGAAGGTGTCGATCAGCCCCAGCTTGCTCATCATGACGAACTTCGGCATGAGCATGAGATTGCCGGGCACCATCAGGGCGGCCATCACGATGCCGAACACCAGCTTCTTGCCGGCGAAGTTGAGTTTGGCCAGCGCGTACCCGAGCATCGAGCAGAAAAGCAGGTTGCACAGGGTCACACAGACCGCGACCACGGCGGAGTTGAAGAAATACAGTGGCGCATCCAGCAGGTCCAGCAGGGTGCGGAAGTTGTCGAGCGTCCACTCCCGGGGAATCCATCGGGGCGGGCTGGCGGAGAGCTCCTGCTCGGTCTTGAAGGCGGACAGGGCCATCCACAGGAACGGAGCCGCGGTGATCAGCAGGCCGAGGCCGAGGGCCGCGTAGGTGAGGGCTTTGCGCCGCCGGGCTCGGGCGTCGCGTTTCGCATAGCCGTTGTGCGATGCGGTGGTGGTGCTCATTTCGTCTTGTCCTTCAGCAGCCTGAGCTGCAGCAGCGTGACGGCCAGAATGATCACGAACAGCGTGTACGCCATCGCGCTGGCGTAACCCATGTGGAAGAAGTTGAAGCCTTCGCGGTACATGTACAGCGAGACGGTCAGAGTGCTGTCCGAGGGACCGCCGTTCGTCATCACGAACGGCTCCTCGAAGACGTTGAGGAAACCGATGCTGGTCATGATGGCGACGTAGAGCATGGTGGGCCGCAGCAGCGGCAGCGTGATCCGGCGGAACTCCTGGAAGGCGCCCGCTCCGTCGATTCGCGCGGCCTCGCGCACCTCGGTCGGGACGGACTGCAGTCCGGCGAGGAAGAGCACCATCGCGGTGCCCATGTTGCGCCAGACCGCCATCACGATCAGCGAGGGCATGGCGAGCGTCTCGGACGCCAGGAAGTCCGGGGCGGTCAGTCCGACCTGGGCCGCCAGCCCGGCGATCAGGCCCTCGGTCGGGTCGAGCACGAAGCGCCAGACGACGGCGACCGCGACGATGGCGGTGACCACCGGGGCGTAGAAGCCGACCCGGAAGAAGGTGCGCAGCCGGTCGATGCCGGAGTTCAGCAGCACCGCGGCCACGAGCCCGCTGCCGATGGTGAGCGGCACACCGAGGACGACGAAGTAGCCGGTGTTGAGCAGCGCCCGCACGAACTTCTCGTCGCCGAAGAGCTTGCTGTAGTTGTCCAGGCCCGTGAAGTCGGCGGAGAGCGGGTCGGTGACGTTGCGCAGCCCGAAGTCGGTGAAGCTCATCAGGAGCGTCGCGACGATCGGGAACGCCATGAAGGTGAAGAAGAAGGCCAGGAAAGGGGTGGAGAACAGCCAGCCGGAGAGGTTGTGCCGGGACAGCCGGTCGCGGCGCAGGGACGCCCGGGGCGGAGCCTGGCCGCCGGCCCCACCCGGGCTGCCCGCCCGGGAGGCCGGCCGCTCGGCGACGTCTTGCTTGGCGGTGGCGGAGGTCATGCCTCAGCCCGCCAGACCCTCGGTCTTCTCCTGGAGCTGCTTGGCGAGGTCGGTGGGGTCGCCGCCCTTGCCCAGCTCCTCAAGGGTGAGGTCGATCTCGTGGGCGATCTCCTCCCACTTCGCCAGCGGCGGAATCGTGCCGGCGGTGTCCAGGGACTTCTGGAAGACCTTGATGTCGGCGTTCTGGAGCGCCGGCTCGTCCCAGGCGGCCGTGTTGGCCGGCAGCGACTTGGCCATCTCGTACCAGTCGGCCTGCGTCTTCGGCCCGGAGAGGAACGACGTGAACTCCTTCGCCGCCGCCTTGTGCTCGCTGTCCGCGAAGGTGACCAGGGAGGCGCCGCCGATGATGGAGGCGGGCTCGTCGCCGGCCGGCAGCGGTACGACATCCCACTTATCCTTCAACTGCGGGGTCTGGTCCGTGATGTTCTGGACCATCCAGGGCCCGGAGGCGAACATCGGCACGCGGTCCGCCCCGAAGTCCTTGATCACGTCGTAGCCGGGGGCCTCGGGGGTGCTCTTGGACAGGCCCTTGTCGAAGTACTTCCGGTATTCGGTGAAGGACGCGACCGCCTCGGGCGAGTCCAGGGTGAGGTTGCCGTCGTCGTCCATCAACGAGCCGCCCGCCGAGAAGAAGTACGGCATCCAGTTCTGCCAGGAGCCGACGCCGCCGGCCGGGAGGGAGAAGCCCCACTTGGTGCTCTCCAGCCCCTGGTACGCCTCGGCAAGTGCGAGCTGGTCGGCCCAGGTCTCGGGGGCCTTGTCGACACCGGCCTTCGCGGCCAGATCGGTGCGGTAGTACAGGGCCCGGGTGTCGACGTACCACGGCACGCCGTAGACCTCGCCGTCCCGCTCATTGCCCTCCCAGGCGGCGGGGAAGAAGTCGTCGGCGGAGAAGGCGCCGGTATCCACCGGCTCCAGGACGCCGAGGTCGATGAACTCGCCCACCCAGGTCGAGCCGAGCTGCGCCATGTCCGGCAGCTTGCCCGCGGCTGCGGCGGAGACCAGCTTCTGATGGGCGACGTCCCAGCCGATGGGGGTTACCTTGATCGTGATGTTCGGGTGGTCCTTGTTGAACTTCTTCGCTATTTCCTGGATGTGCGTGCCTTCTTCCCCC from Streptomyces sp. CMB-StM0423 includes the following:
- a CDS encoding glycoside hydrolase family 3 N-terminal domain-containing protein; the protein is MHGPHEGKVKDLISRMTVEEKLGQLQQLTWTGATGPGGGQTEEVERAARAGLLGSVLNLHGARHTNSLQRMAVEGSRLGIPLLFAQDIIHGFWTTFPIPLAEAAAFDPAVVERDARVSAKEARSNGVRWTFSPVMDVTHEPRWGRIAESCGEDPYLNGVLAVAKVRGYQGDDLAADDSLAACAKHFVAYGGAEGGRDYNTVDVSEQRLRNHYLPPFKAAVDAGAATVMAAFNTVSGVPAHGNPHTLTGILKEEWGFEGLVVSDYTGVEELIAHGYAADGADAGRLALTAGIDMEMVSTRIATHGAQLLAAGRIREDRIDDAVARVLHLKFALGLFDDPYTDEDAAIDAPTPEARAAARETAARSMVLMKNDGVLPLDRGLRSVAVVGPFADSTDLHGTWAGPGCRRFPSVSVLDAVRAAAPGAEVTHAAADPAQAAAAAGAADATVVVVGEAPELSGEAAARSDISLPAGQRELIAAVAATGKPFAVVLVNGRPLTIGDWVGEVPALLEAWHPGIEAGNAVADVLFGAVNPGGKLPVTFPRAVGQIPLYYNRESTGRPYDPEEKYTSKYLDLADGPQFPFGHGLSYTAFSTGQPRPVRDTVTAEALERGERIGIEVEVSNTGDRTGDEVVQMYVHDPVASIAQPVRRLRGFTRVTLGPGEKRTMRFTLGAEDLGFWTNDAAGQYVVEPGRIDVYVGSSSLTEARCTLTIA
- a CDS encoding glucoamylase family protein, whose protein sequence is MDRRSFLAATAATAGAAGSAGLGAAPGHAAVRSAQDPESVLTGWFEDTYRSLEAMVANNGLPADNIDLSGGEPILTENTSVTNIGCWIWSTVAAAGLGVISEREMHARLARTVATIERMERIHGFWFNWYQTFTGEVLDEWPGSGAPVDHLLSTVDNGWLDVALRIAEDADPLLRGRIRKLREDIDWSFTYVPYNPADPVAHPGHMSTGFRLADDALTPHFYGALVSETRIAGYLGIADGTVPGDHYWHMLRTFTPDQAQEMPPGGDWVVRDGVRYFNGHYTYRGRRHAPGWGGSMFGALMPELFVPSAHWSPSWRTNLTHHVLGHRDHGLLDAEYGYWGFSPANVPEGGYQEYGVQYFGISPEGYCSNTDRTYVPYGEPKPDPSAYTNGVVTPHAAAMALMVAPRYAFDNLRRIARDFDAYERGFGFYDSVNVGTGKVSDRMLSLDQGMFAAALAQVLRPGLLQRPFRTGGFRRILKPLLAKEDFGI
- a CDS encoding carbohydrate ABC transporter permease, which encodes MTSATAKQDVAERPASRAGSPGGAGGQAPPRASLRRDRLSRHNLSGWLFSTPFLAFFFTFMAFPIVATLLMSFTDFGLRNVTDPLSADFTGLDNYSKLFGDEKFVRALLNTGYFVVLGVPLTIGSGLVAAVLLNSGIDRLRTFFRVGFYAPVVTAIVAVAVVWRFVLDPTEGLIAGLAAQVGLTAPDFLASETLAMPSLIVMAVWRNMGTAMVLFLAGLQSVPTEVREAARIDGAGAFQEFRRITLPLLRPTMLYVAIMTSIGFLNVFEEPFVMTNGGPSDSTLTVSLYMYREGFNFFHMGYASAMAYTLFVIILAVTLLQLRLLKDKTK
- a CDS encoding carbohydrate ABC transporter permease, translated to MSTTTASHNGYAKRDARARRRKALTYAALGLGLLITAAPFLWMALSAFKTEQELSASPPRWIPREWTLDNFRTLLDLLDAPLYFFNSAVVAVCVTLCNLLFCSMLGYALAKLNFAGKKLVFGIVMAALMVPGNLMLMPKFVMMSKLGLIDTFAALILPFAAGAFGVFLMRQFMSSVPDELLEAARVDGAREWYIFWRIVIPQVKPALATLSIFVFLGSWNNFLWPLVATNDADKYTLPVALATFATDPTKADGSNGVLMAGAFLVVLPVLVVFIMLQRFFTQSIATAGLK
- a CDS encoding beta-galactosidase; this encodes MSTLPVTTPSRRTVVGGLGAAAVTTSGALGRTPEASAAGAPAPAPASAAGTRRAADPVTYRNKQIHIDGEPALVLGGEIHYFRLKRGEWQSRLDRAKAAGLNAIATYIPWMWHETPDGRIDVTGRTRPERDLGAFLDLCFENGFDAVVRPGPFTMAELKGEGVPERVRREHPEINPKGWHGAKGTTPAVDYLAPAFLEETRRWYDAVMPVIARRLRGDGRPGVIACQLDNEIGMLDWVSNTPALTDHVLRDFRGWLERTYGDGLADRYPFAGESDGAFDKGVREPADGYSAALMHDLGTFMRGRFARYVDALREAAEDNGVRGIPFLVNIHGTGGDRGTNFPIGISQLMETYSGKPGLISGADFYLGDLTFRNVTDLYLVHSFMDATNDGDQPVTALEFDAGHADYGNDLDNQSGAEAADLKTRLCLAQGAKMINYYLFAGGFNPKLDEPLDDGNDRIGSTGERHGFAAPVDPEGRPGPSYPSLVRTARAVRANAAVLAPMRAEYDDLALGFVPDHYLTEYRPDTDAVRDVLSDVEPVRGFGPRGALSRGMLLGGYRYRSVDLQAGDLDPARTPVLGLATGEYLDSVVQRRLVRYLRAGGKLLLSGLLPGKDMSGRPSTELRDALGLTPGKTLTDANRFSLSVTAHGWAAPRAEIRVPKAQLCTASHGSRADIVLRELSTGQGCGFDIPVGAGRAVVVTSAYRCDLGFWTAALRRLGAEPRFTHDAKLPGVFLATTADGDGGRMLHAFNISSGYGQDVTFAERGKPLFGGERLHLPGRGAAMLPLGVRTGGLRIAYATAEISEIADGRMAFRALGDEAVVAVDGPARCAGAKVSVEGGRTLLRVGRREFTVHRG
- a CDS encoding sulfatase family protein; this translates as MTAPPRPNIILFMTDDHAPAAISAYGSVINRTPAVDRLAAEGTVFENAYCTNAICSPARATLLTGTYSHVNGMTSLESPTHRFDAAQPSFPRMLQDAGYQTAIVGKWHLGHGADHDPQGFDYWEILPEHGVYHDPEFLTAEGRRTYPGYVTDIITDLALSWLDKRDPDKPFCLLIQHKAPHRAFEPAQRHAHLYEHEDVPAPPTLHDDLAGRAPAAREAAMSMEDLTTEDFKGVPVPPGMSPHDEREWRYQRYIKDYLRVIAALDENVGRVLRYLDVSGLDGSTAVAYTSDHGFFLGEHGWFDKRFMYEEGIRIPLVVRWPGRTAPGSRRRELVANVDFAPTLLDLAGVARHPRMQGESLVPLLRGEEPERRRDAVYYRYYMHLDDCHNVQASYGIRTATHKLIRYPGHGSGADGAKDLPRPAAWELFDLTTDPHELHNLYDDPRCADVVRDLTDRLAALQRDVGDTPDGHLLEGAAA
- a CDS encoding alpha-amylase family glycosyl hydrolase; its protein translation is MTSSPPAWLADAVLYQIYPQSFADSDGDGIGDFAGIEQKLDHLAWLGITTIWINPCFTSPFHDAGYDVADFLTVAPRYGTNGDLAALVDSAGRRGIRVLLDLVAGHTSDQHPWFTASAGDPGDHRYIWAPEDLRPPGYQPSPGSRPGWYRPNFFPSQPALNFGYARADPGEPWRLPVDAEGPRANRQALRDIMDHWLALGLAGFRVDMAASLVKDDPGHVETAKLWTELRGWLDGAHPQAVLLSEWGDPGTAVPAGFHGDFFLQFGGDDDGLPLRSLWNNDAGTVSEEWAPARPYFDAEGAGTPQTFLTAWRAATDTIGDAGFAVLPSSNHDFSRLACGPRTAEQLPAAFVFQLTWPTLPAIHYGDEIGMRYLPGLPDHEGSVLGPRYNRAGSRTPMQWDSSTNAGFSTGPADRLYLPLDPDPDRPTVAAQRADETSLIHLVRRLIALRKATPELGASAGVKVLCAGYPLVYVRGSRYVVVVNPGRTPATATLPAEVRCSALEASGVTITDSGDIGAAGFGYGVFEVE